From the genome of Triticum aestivum cultivar Chinese Spring chromosome 3B, IWGSC CS RefSeq v2.1, whole genome shotgun sequence, one region includes:
- the LOC123064444 gene encoding uncharacterized protein has translation MEQADHGDLAALLPEDVLADVLRRVAEPRWLAISRCVCKAWRAIIDGEGLLRTDLPFSGFFITFAELCLPEFFARPLSRLGRRAISGKLDFLPTPIKVSSGGWRPYSLDGDYYIQDHCNGLLLLDDYVVNPATRCWNALPSCPHNHTTDGGIVRGILLHDCYLAFDPKVSSHYQVFEVPYLCRGKDETDPLEETSEWPPSSYILHVFSSRRGCWEERLFVRQGDAAGTVAKARVFFEGQQNSVYWRGYLYVHCQGDFIMRISLSEDKYSAIKAPMGVGDTNYIGLSEKGVYFASFVKNHIRVCILNESSNQLEWILKHDYDLKPIQMFDGQVHGPWILEDINYGIFRSHLPNINKEEVIQEKFEWNSDDDDFPENEDKVEVHRRRPYFEIEILGFHPYKEILFLSRSETFKLKAMAFAYHLNSFKIESLGSIYPSCHKYFDSGLANEAREIESFPYTPCCWIQEIPGRVN, from the exons ATGGAGCAGGCGGACCATGGCGACCTGGCAGCGCTCCTGCCGGAGGACGTGCTCGCCGACGTGCTCCGTCGCGTGGCGGAGCCGCGCTGGCTCGCCATATCGCGCTGCGTCTGCAAGGCGTGGCGAGCCATCATCGACGGCGAGGGCCTCCTGCGCACAGACCTCCCGTTTAGCGGGTTCTTCATCACCTTCGCGGAGCTCTGTTTGCCCGAGTTCTTCGCCCGCCCCTTGTCGCGCCTGGGTCGGCGAGCAATCAGTGGCAAGCTCGATTTCCTACCCACACCCATTAAAGTGAGCTCCGGTGGGTGGAGGCCGTACAGCTTGGACGGCGACTACTACATCCAGGATCACTGCAATGGACTCCTCTTGCTCGACGATTACGTGGTTAACCCGGCCACCCGATGCTGGAACGCTCTGCCCTCGTGCCCGCACAATCATACTACGGACGGGGGAATAGTCCGTGGTATTTTATTACATGATTGTTATCTGGCATTTGATCCCAAGGTGTCATCCCACTACCAGGTGTTTGAGGTCCCTTATTTGTGTCGGGGTAAAGATGAGACTGATCCTTTAGAGGAGACATCCGAATGGCCTCCATCTTCATATATCTTGCATGTATTCTCTTCAAGGAGAGGCTGTTGGGAGGAGAGGCTGTTTGTTCGACAAGGGGATGCTGCAGGAACAGTTGCAAAGGCGCGTGTGTTCTTTGAGGGCCAACAAAACTCGGTCTATTGGCGTGGATACCTTTACGTGCATTGTCAAGGTGATTTTATTATGAG GATATCTTTGTCTGAAGATAAGTACAGTGCGATTAAGGCACCAATGGGTGTTGGAGATACCAATTATATAGGATTATCGGAGAAAGGAGTATACTTTGCGTCATTTGTTAAGAATCACATTCGGGTTTGCATCCTGAATGAATCATCTAATCAGTTAGAGTGGATATTAAAGCACGACTACGACCTTAAGCCCATCCAAATGTTTGATGGCCAAGTTCATGGACCCTGGATCTTAGAAGACATTAACTATGGAATCTTTCGTTCTCATCTTCCAAATATCAACAAGGAAGAAGTAATCCAGGAGAAATTTGAATGGAACTCCGACGATGATGATTTCCCTGAGAATGAAGACAAGGTTGAAGTGCACCGTCGCCGTCCATATTTTGAAATCGAGATACTTGGATTTCACCCATACAAAGAGATTCTCTTTTTGAGTAGGTCAGAGACCTTCAAACTAAAAGCAATGGCGTTCGCCTATCATTTGAATAGCTTCAAGATTGAAAGTTTAGGAAGCATATACCCAAGTTGTCACAAATATTTCGACTCTGGCCTTGCTAATGAAGCTCGGGAGATCGAATCTTTTCCATACACACCATGTTGTTGGATCCAAGAGATCCCAGGAAGAGTAAATTAA